The following are encoded together in the bacterium genome:
- a CDS encoding HD domain-containing phosphohydrolase, translating to MSLATATRALREGTATAPPLPARLRSISVRTKINVLIAVFTALFLLGAGAISVGETQRNRSYAEIFQGTQAQFFGHLLTLKGASLQALSVDYTFWDEMVAFVQTGNREWAHENLDTALSTFDVDALWVYRPDYSLTYTVANRQYPALSAAAPPAAIPRFLTAHGPFSHFFMASRYGLVEVRGATIQPTNDPERRTPARGYLLAGRVWDRQYLRDLSTMMNGTVRLFPAPDKAGRPRPATPWTVIRVRETLRTWNGAPLAVAESEQVPNRFIQVHQQGRQRSLLLAFFGLGTIGMVTLALYRWVNVPLGVISETLRTGDPGRLDRLGEDRAEFGRVAELVRQFFVQSAQLAEFTRRTAYETTLQGWSRALGMRDEETEGHTQRVAALTVRLAQTLGVSDEDLVHIRRGALLHDIGKIAVPDGILRKPGPLTHEERAVMRQHPAYAYEMLAPVTYLRLSLDIPYCHHELWDGSGYPRGLKAEDIPLAARIFTVVDVWDALRSDRPYRRAWSDERARAYLREQAGVKFDPRVVAAFLALDNV from the coding sequence ATGAGTCTCGCGACCGCGACGCGCGCGCTTCGAGAGGGGACGGCGACAGCCCCTCCGCTTCCCGCACGGCTGCGATCGATAAGCGTCCGTACGAAGATCAACGTGCTGATCGCCGTGTTCACGGCACTCTTCTTGTTGGGCGCGGGAGCCATCAGCGTTGGCGAGACCCAGAGGAACCGATCCTACGCGGAAATCTTCCAGGGGACGCAGGCGCAGTTCTTCGGACATCTATTGACGCTCAAGGGCGCCTCGTTGCAGGCGCTCTCCGTCGATTACACGTTCTGGGACGAGATGGTAGCGTTCGTTCAGACCGGGAACCGCGAATGGGCGCACGAAAATCTCGACACGGCCCTCTCGACCTTCGACGTCGATGCGCTGTGGGTGTACCGCCCGGATTACTCGCTGACGTACACCGTCGCCAACCGCCAGTACCCGGCACTGTCGGCCGCGGCGCCGCCGGCGGCGATCCCGCGGTTCCTCACCGCGCACGGCCCCTTCTCCCACTTTTTCATGGCCAGCCGGTACGGCCTGGTTGAAGTCCGGGGGGCGACAATTCAGCCCACCAACGACCCTGAACGAAGAACACCCGCCCGAGGATACTTGCTGGCGGGGCGGGTGTGGGACCGGCAATACCTGCGCGATCTCTCCACAATGATGAACGGGACGGTGCGGCTGTTTCCCGCGCCGGACAAGGCCGGGCGCCCACGTCCGGCAACACCCTGGACGGTCATTAGAGTCCGGGAGACGCTGCGGACATGGAACGGCGCGCCACTCGCGGTCGCCGAATCGGAACAGGTCCCGAACCGGTTCATTCAGGTCCACCAGCAGGGACGCCAGCGGTCTCTGCTGCTCGCCTTTTTCGGTCTCGGAACGATCGGGATGGTGACTCTCGCCCTGTACCGATGGGTCAATGTCCCGTTGGGCGTGATCTCCGAGACGCTGCGAACCGGCGACCCCGGGCGACTCGACCGCCTGGGGGAAGATCGGGCGGAATTCGGGCGCGTGGCCGAACTCGTCCGCCAGTTCTTCGTTCAGTCCGCGCAGCTCGCGGAATTCACACGACGAACGGCCTACGAGACGACGCTCCAGGGCTGGTCCCGGGCGCTCGGGATGCGGGACGAAGAAACCGAAGGCCACACGCAGCGGGTCGCGGCGCTGACTGTTCGGCTGGCACAGACCCTTGGCGTCTCCGATGAGGACCTCGTGCACATCCGTCGCGGCGCGCTGCTGCACGACATCGGCAAGATCGCCGTTCCCGATGGGATCCTGCGCAAGCCGGGCCCTTTGACGCACGAGGAACGGGCGGTGATGCGGCAACACCCGGCCTACGCGTACGAGATGCTGGCACCGGTCACCTACCTCCGGCTCAGCCTCGACATTCCATACTGCCACCACGAACTCTGGGATGGGTCGGGATATCCGCGAGGGCTGAAGGCCGAAGACATTCCGCTGGCCGCGCGGATCTTTACGGTCGTGGACGTTTGGGACGCGCTGCGTTCAGACCGGCCATACCGGCGGGCCTGGAGCGACGAACGGGCGCGAGCGTACCTGCGCGAACAGGCGGGGGTGAAATTCGACCCGCGCGTCGTCGCCGCATTTCTGGCACTCGACAATGTCTGA
- a CDS encoding GGDEF domain-containing protein produces the protein MKPAPPRDRRLDEGHLRIFGVGLATAVGSLLITWVLAANDPFDNVASLTAAACLLTALAGLWVLPSVADRIAEGTAFLVVSYVAAKVVHLLFAPLAPEQFAVEAAVFAPWGPVIVTMGWVVFGKSSRLYATIGAYYAALLVPGAWRFAVYGPAWGSALAIGGSILLASGVVTVMVALLMDLETRHATAVARSAMLQEMAWVDLVTDLPNRRALEDALERGKARSVRTGTPLSLLLFDLDGFKEINDREGHRAGDRMLAVVGQRARQVLRAADLLGRWGGDEFLAILPDTSRREALGLAERLRSALASPPSVNPEPAVTASFGVATFRGGEPIAEPVARADTALYLAKARGRNRVVAES, from the coding sequence GTGAAGCCCGCGCCCCCTCGCGATCGTCGGCTGGACGAGGGCCATCTTCGCATCTTCGGCGTCGGCCTTGCCACGGCCGTTGGATCGTTATTGATCACCTGGGTTCTGGCGGCGAACGATCCCTTTGACAATGTCGCGTCTTTGACCGCCGCCGCGTGCCTCCTCACCGCCCTGGCGGGCCTGTGGGTGTTGCCCAGCGTGGCGGACCGCATCGCGGAAGGAACGGCCTTCCTCGTGGTCTCCTATGTCGCGGCGAAGGTTGTGCACTTGCTGTTTGCGCCGCTCGCTCCTGAGCAGTTTGCGGTGGAAGCGGCCGTCTTTGCTCCGTGGGGGCCGGTCATCGTGACGATGGGATGGGTGGTCTTCGGGAAGAGTTCGCGGCTCTACGCTACGATCGGCGCCTATTACGCCGCCCTCCTGGTTCCCGGCGCGTGGCGGTTCGCCGTGTACGGGCCGGCGTGGGGGTCCGCGTTGGCAATAGGAGGTTCGATCCTCCTCGCCAGCGGCGTGGTCACGGTAATGGTCGCGCTCTTGATGGACCTTGAAACGCGCCATGCGACGGCCGTGGCTCGCAGCGCGATGCTACAAGAGATGGCGTGGGTGGACCTCGTGACCGACCTGCCGAATCGCCGGGCCCTTGAGGATGCACTGGAACGCGGGAAAGCCCGCAGCGTCCGGACAGGGACCCCGCTGTCGCTCCTCTTGTTCGATCTGGACGGTTTCAAGGAAATCAATGACCGAGAAGGGCACCGCGCAGGAGACCGAATGCTGGCGGTCGTTGGTCAACGCGCTCGTCAGGTTCTGCGGGCCGCCGACCTCCTGGGCCGCTGGGGAGGGGACGAATTCCTCGCGATCCTCCCTGACACCTCACGTCGCGAAGCGCTTGGACTCGCCGAGCGTCTCCGCAGCGCGCTGGCGTCGCCACCGAGCGTGAATCCGGAGCCTGCCGTTACGGCAAGTTTCGGCGTCGCGACGTTTCGCGGCGGCGAACCGATCGCGGAGCCAGTCGCTCGCGCCGACACGGCGCTCTACCTCGCCAAGGCGCGCGGTAGGAATCGCGTCGTGGCAGAATCCTAG